One region of Pyramidobacter sp. YE332 genomic DNA includes:
- a CDS encoding acetyl-CoA hydrolase/transferase C-terminal domain-containing protein — translation MMNVFDEYRAKLRTPQQAVSIVKSGDWVDYTTNVGFPALCDAALAARREELTDVKIRGNLIFGPLRTAESDPAREHFTYNSWHCSGYERRLCDRGLCSYIPMVFRNLAWYYREFLTVNVAMMSVAPMDKHGYFNLSCAAGVGRPILEKADVVILEVNESLPVVYGGFGESVHISEADFVVEGPHGPLPQLPAPVPTVEDERIAAHIAKYIQDGATLQLGIGGMPNAVGSLIAKSGLKDLGMHTELCGDAYLDLYEAGKLTNRRKSFQRGKGVAGIILGTQRLYDWVDRNPGVVVEPLEFINDPAVIARNDRMISINSCISADLYGQVGAESAGLRHISGTGGQLDYLTGAAMSSGGAAFICMTSSFMTQTGERRSRIVPHFCGDIVTDPRSQAYFIVTEYGAVNLAGASAWERAERLISIAHPDFRDELIAAARKQNIWRASAKR, via the coding sequence ATGATGAACGTTTTCGACGAGTACCGGGCAAAACTGCGTACGCCGCAGCAGGCCGTGTCGATCGTCAAAAGCGGCGACTGGGTGGACTACACCACCAACGTCGGCTTCCCCGCGCTGTGCGACGCCGCCCTTGCCGCTCGTCGCGAGGAACTGACGGATGTGAAGATCCGCGGCAACCTCATCTTCGGGCCGCTGCGCACCGCCGAAAGCGACCCTGCGCGCGAACACTTCACCTACAACAGCTGGCACTGCTCCGGTTACGAGCGCAGGTTGTGCGACCGCGGACTGTGCAGCTACATCCCCATGGTCTTCCGCAACCTCGCCTGGTACTACCGTGAGTTTTTGACCGTCAACGTCGCCATGATGAGCGTTGCGCCGATGGACAAGCACGGATATTTCAACCTCTCGTGCGCCGCCGGCGTGGGACGTCCCATCCTTGAAAAGGCCGACGTCGTCATCCTCGAAGTGAACGAGTCGTTGCCCGTCGTCTACGGCGGCTTCGGCGAGAGCGTCCACATCAGCGAGGCCGACTTTGTTGTCGAAGGGCCGCACGGCCCTTTGCCGCAACTGCCCGCTCCCGTTCCAACGGTCGAAGACGAAAGAATTGCCGCTCACATCGCGAAATATATCCAAGACGGCGCCACGCTTCAGCTTGGCATCGGCGGCATGCCGAACGCCGTCGGCTCGCTCATCGCAAAGTCCGGCCTGAAAGACCTCGGTATGCACACCGAACTGTGCGGCGACGCCTACCTCGACCTGTACGAAGCCGGCAAGCTGACCAATCGCCGCAAAAGTTTTCAGCGCGGCAAAGGCGTGGCTGGCATCATCCTCGGCACGCAGAGGCTGTATGACTGGGTCGACCGCAATCCCGGCGTCGTCGTCGAGCCGCTTGAGTTCATCAACGATCCTGCCGTGATCGCCCGCAACGACCGGATGATCTCCATCAACAGCTGTATCTCAGCCGACCTCTACGGCCAGGTAGGCGCCGAGTCCGCCGGCCTGCGCCACATCAGCGGCACCGGCGGACAGCTCGACTACCTTACGGGAGCCGCAATGTCGAGCGGGGGAGCGGCCTTCATCTGCATGACCTCGTCGTTCATGACCCAAACCGGCGAGCGCAGGTCGCGTATCGTGCCGCACTTCTGCGGCGACATCGTCACCGACCCCAGAAGCCAGGCTTACTTCATCGTCACCGAATACGGCGCCGTCAACCTGGCCGGAGCTTCCGCGTGGGAACGTGCCGAGCGTCTGATCTCGATCGCCCATCCCGACTTCCGCGACGAACTCATCGCCGCCGCGCGGAAGCAGAACATCTGGCGAGCGAGCGCGAAACGATAA
- a CDS encoding indolepyruvate oxidoreductase subunit beta — protein MKRPDTQSVILVGVGGQGTILASKVLTTGLIDAGYDVKMSEVHGMSQRGGSVTTQVRYGQKVWSPLIGQGEADVLVSFETMEAMRCLPFLKPGGKVIVNTYRMPPLPVLSGECEYPDGIVDELKKRADTLAIDAVKIASDLGMPRGMNVVLLGALISAIGVDGADWTQALRGCVKPKFFEDNLRCLEAGLNLAAAKA, from the coding sequence ATGAAAAGGCCCGATACCCAAAGCGTTATCCTCGTCGGCGTCGGCGGACAGGGGACCATCCTCGCCAGCAAAGTGCTCACCACCGGCCTCATCGACGCCGGCTACGACGTGAAGATGAGCGAAGTCCACGGCATGAGCCAGCGCGGCGGTTCCGTCACCACGCAGGTGCGCTACGGTCAAAAGGTTTGGTCGCCCCTCATCGGCCAGGGCGAAGCCGACGTGCTCGTTTCCTTCGAGACGATGGAGGCGATGCGCTGCCTGCCGTTCCTCAAGCCCGGCGGCAAAGTCATCGTCAACACGTATCGGATGCCCCCGTTGCCCGTCCTCAGCGGCGAGTGCGAGTATCCCGACGGCATCGTCGACGAGCTGAAAAAGCGTGCCGACACCCTCGCCATCGACGCCGTGAAGATTGCCTCCGACCTCGGCATGCCCCGCGGCATGAACGTCGTGTTGCTGGGCGCGCTGATTTCCGCCATCGGCGTGGACGGAGCCGACTGGACGCAGGCGCTTCGAGGCTGCGTCAAACCGAAATTCTTCGAGGATAACCTGCGTTGTCTCGAAGCCGGGCTGAACCTCGCCGCCGCGAAAGCATGA
- the iorA gene encoding indolepyruvate ferredoxin oxidoreductase subunit alpha, with the protein MTKQLMSGNEAVARGAWEAGVAFASAYPGTPSTEILENVGTYKEIVAEWAPNEKVAMEAAIGASMGGVRSMAAMKHVGLNVAADPIFTFAYMGVSGGMVFVTADDPGMHSSQNEQDNRNYAPFIKIPMLEPSDSQEAKDMFRDAFDLSERFDTPVMFRMTTRVCHSKSLVEPGERYPFAAIPYVKNRAKFDDVPIAAKRNRLKMPERDRRLLALSNDCKYNRAEYSGSRKVGIVTSGVSYQYAKEVFGDAVSYLKLGLTNPLPIDLIREFRARVETMYVIEELDPYMENQIKAAGIDCIGKEKIPAIDELNPNIIRKALLGEEARGVQGDPKLVVPRPPALCAGCPHRGFFYEAAKRKDTVIVGDIGCYALSGNEPLNAKDLANCMGSAFSVGHGLSKAFALSGQDKTVVACMGDSTFFHTGINALEEVIYNDSHLICCVLDNRITGMTGHQENPGTGYTLKGEPATIMDVGTIVRALGLERVRTVNPLHLDEMKKALDWAYTEVREGPVVLITRWPCVLKRLSAEDRREFRMTPAQCTIDRKKCIGCKKCLSTGCPALSFDTCERKAAIDPMQCVGCTVCAQVCPQQAIVKGAKKA; encoded by the coding sequence GTGACAAAGCAGCTGATGTCGGGCAACGAGGCCGTCGCGCGCGGGGCATGGGAAGCCGGCGTGGCGTTCGCTTCGGCGTATCCGGGCACTCCGAGCACGGAGATCCTGGAGAACGTGGGAACGTACAAGGAAATCGTCGCGGAGTGGGCGCCCAACGAAAAGGTGGCCATGGAAGCGGCCATCGGCGCGTCGATGGGAGGCGTGCGTTCGATGGCGGCGATGAAGCACGTGGGACTGAACGTGGCGGCCGACCCGATCTTCACGTTCGCCTACATGGGTGTCTCGGGCGGCATGGTCTTCGTCACCGCCGACGATCCGGGCATGCACAGTTCGCAGAACGAGCAGGACAACCGCAATTACGCACCGTTCATCAAGATTCCCATGCTGGAGCCGTCCGACTCGCAGGAGGCCAAGGACATGTTCCGCGACGCCTTCGACCTGAGCGAGCGGTTCGACACGCCGGTGATGTTCCGCATGACCACGCGCGTGTGCCACTCAAAGTCGTTGGTCGAGCCGGGGGAACGGTATCCCTTCGCCGCCATCCCCTATGTCAAGAACCGCGCCAAGTTCGACGACGTGCCGATCGCGGCCAAACGCAACCGCCTGAAGATGCCCGAGCGTGACCGCAGGCTGCTGGCGCTGTCCAACGACTGCAAGTACAACCGCGCCGAGTACAGCGGCAGCAGGAAAGTCGGCATCGTCACCAGCGGCGTCTCGTATCAGTACGCCAAAGAGGTGTTCGGCGACGCCGTATCGTACCTCAAGCTGGGACTCACCAACCCGCTGCCCATCGACCTGATCCGCGAGTTTCGCGCCCGCGTCGAGACGATGTACGTGATCGAGGAGCTCGACCCGTACATGGAAAACCAGATCAAGGCGGCCGGTATCGACTGCATCGGCAAGGAGAAGATCCCCGCCATCGACGAACTGAACCCCAACATTATCCGCAAGGCGCTGCTCGGCGAAGAAGCGCGCGGCGTACAGGGCGATCCCAAGCTCGTCGTTCCCCGTCCGCCCGCGCTCTGCGCCGGCTGTCCGCACCGCGGCTTTTTTTACGAGGCGGCCAAGCGCAAGGACACCGTCATCGTCGGCGACATCGGTTGTTACGCCCTCAGCGGCAACGAGCCGCTCAACGCCAAGGACCTGGCCAACTGCATGGGTTCCGCGTTCTCCGTCGGCCACGGACTCAGCAAGGCGTTCGCCCTCAGCGGCCAGGACAAGACCGTCGTTGCCTGCATGGGCGATTCCACGTTCTTCCACACTGGCATCAACGCGCTGGAGGAAGTCATCTACAACGACTCGCACCTGATCTGCTGCGTCCTCGACAACCGCATCACCGGCATGACCGGGCATCAGGAGAATCCCGGCACCGGCTACACGCTCAAGGGCGAGCCGGCCACCATCATGGACGTCGGGACGATCGTCCGCGCCCTCGGGCTCGAGCGCGTGCGCACCGTCAACCCGCTCCACCTCGACGAGATGAAGAAGGCCCTCGACTGGGCCTATACGGAAGTGCGCGAAGGCCCCGTCGTGCTCATCACGCGCTGGCCGTGCGTGCTCAAGCGCCTGTCCGCCGAGGATCGTCGCGAGTTCCGCATGACGCCGGCGCAGTGCACGATCGACCGAAAAAAGTGCATCGGCTGCAAGAAATGCTTGTCCACCGGCTGCCCCGCGCTCTCGTTCGACACGTGCGAGAGAAAGGCCGCCATCGATCCCATGCAGTGCGTCGGCTGCACCGTCTGCGCGCAGGTCTGCCCCCAGCAGGCCATCGTGAAAGGAGCGAAAAAAGCATGA
- a CDS encoding LysR family transcriptional regulator, translated as MTITQILYALAVEQHLNFSAASRALFVSQPALSLQIKALESELGCRLFERTTRGVTLTASGRAFCEAARPLAVAWADFKSHISGTTVARVLRIGLGARVYSNRLFRKIVAFLDNHPEIEVSFVTEAGRDFLSDLREGALDLALDRLPPPSLLDGAEQFASWTLIEEPQCILLPRSDPRAQKNEFRFSELEDCAIITSLENTIEDRTLHYLCRKHGFTLNRLYRSDSMKTNMDLLRSGKGVIIGPKSFASYFGVAAVPLSPSTTASLDFICLKKNADRPEVSTLRRYLQKLCAVR; from the coding sequence GTGACGATCACGCAGATCCTGTACGCGCTGGCGGTGGAACAGCACTTGAACTTCTCGGCGGCATCGCGGGCACTGTTCGTGTCACAGCCGGCGCTGTCGCTTCAGATCAAGGCGCTGGAATCGGAGCTGGGCTGCAGGCTGTTCGAGCGCACCACACGTGGCGTAACGCTGACGGCGAGCGGGCGCGCCTTCTGCGAGGCTGCCCGGCCGCTCGCCGTCGCATGGGCGGACTTCAAATCGCACATCAGCGGGACGACGGTGGCGCGCGTCCTGCGCATCGGCCTTGGGGCGCGCGTGTATTCCAACCGACTGTTCAGAAAGATTGTCGCGTTTCTCGACAACCACCCCGAGATCGAAGTGTCGTTCGTTACCGAAGCAGGCCGCGACTTTTTGAGCGACCTGCGCGAGGGAGCCCTCGACCTGGCGCTCGACCGTTTACCGCCGCCGTCGCTGCTCGACGGTGCGGAACAGTTCGCAAGCTGGACGCTGATCGAGGAGCCGCAGTGCATTTTGCTCCCCCGAAGCGATCCTCGCGCGCAAAAAAATGAATTCCGCTTTTCCGAACTGGAGGATTGCGCCATCATCACCAGTCTGGAAAACACGATAGAAGACCGCACGCTGCACTATCTGTGCAGGAAGCACGGCTTCACGCTCAACCGCCTCTACCGCTCCGACAGCATGAAGACGAACATGGACCTGCTGAGGAGCGGCAAGGGCGTAATCATTGGCCCAAAATCGTTCGCCAGCTATTTCGGCGTGGCGGCTGTGCCTCTGTCGCCGTCGACGACCGCGTCGCTGGATTTTATCTGCCTGAAGAAAAACGCCGACCGGCCGGAAGTTTCGACGCTGCGAAGATATCTGCAGAAGCTGTGCGCGGTCCGATGA
- a CDS encoding helix-turn-helix domain-containing protein: MKQERMTLSQKELDRIRIIGALVDGRMTNREAAEKLGLCQRQIIRIKKRFVVQGAAGLVHGNRGRTSRRRIGDEVRESVLKAYEEVYYDFNFSHFAECLNEREGIGISRSSVVRILKDEGIRSKKSVRRRPKLHRSRPRKVAAGMLWQTDATSFEWFGRGNGRATLHAYIDDATGIVTGACFTENECMAGYVAALGMGIEGYGLPMAIYSDRHTIFRSPKARAQDDEDRIEGNEKNEGNGRNEGNGRE, translated from the coding sequence ATGAAACAGGAGCGAATGACATTGTCACAAAAGGAACTGGATCGTATCAGGATTATCGGAGCGCTTGTCGACGGACGCATGACGAACAGGGAGGCGGCGGAGAAGCTGGGGCTCTGTCAACGGCAAATCATCAGGATCAAAAAGAGGTTCGTCGTTCAAGGGGCGGCGGGGCTTGTTCACGGCAACCGCGGCAGAACGTCTCGGCGCAGGATCGGAGATGAGGTTCGGGAGTCGGTGCTGAAGGCGTATGAGGAGGTCTATTACGATTTCAACTTCTCTCACTTTGCGGAATGCCTGAACGAACGGGAGGGGATCGGGATCAGTCGTTCGAGTGTCGTCCGCATTCTGAAGGACGAGGGGATCAGGAGCAAGAAGAGTGTGCGGCGGCGGCCGAAGCTTCACCGTTCCCGACCGCGGAAGGTGGCCGCGGGGATGTTGTGGCAGACTGACGCCACGTCGTTTGAATGGTTTGGCAGGGGGAACGGGCGTGCGACGCTGCACGCTTATATTGACGATGCGACGGGGATCGTGACTGGCGCCTGTTTCACTGAGAACGAATGTATGGCGGGCTATGTCGCCGCGCTGGGGATGGGGATCGAGGGGTATGGGCTGCCGATGGCGATTTACAGCGACCGGCATACGATTTTCCGCTCTCCAAAGGCACGGGCGCAGGATGATGAGGATCGGATCGAAGGGAATGAAAAAAATGAAGGGAATGGAAGGAATGAAGGGAATGGAAGGGAATGA
- a CDS encoding J domain-containing protein: MGFLFKIVQRLIVPLLFLALMRSFFADLFRRMGSGGGPRRDWPRGGESGRGFADPAAPGGAPRSPYEVFGLPRSAGDDEIRARYRELISKYHPDKFAGLNDPEFTRLAAQKFEQIQGAYEELKRLRGM; the protein is encoded by the coding sequence ATGGGATTCCTGTTTAAGATCGTTCAGCGCCTCATCGTGCCGCTGCTCTTTCTGGCTTTGATGCGTTCTTTTTTCGCCGACCTGTTCCGCCGCATGGGAAGCGGCGGCGGTCCGCGGCGCGACTGGCCGCGCGGCGGGGAAAGCGGGCGCGGCTTTGCGGATCCCGCCGCGCCGGGCGGCGCTCCGCGTTCGCCTTACGAAGTTTTCGGCCTGCCGCGCAGCGCCGGCGACGACGAGATCCGCGCGCGTTATCGGGAACTCATCTCCAAATATCATCCCGACAAGTTCGCCGGTTTGAACGACCCCGAATTCACGCGCCTGGCGGCGCAGAAATTCGAACAGATCCAGGGCGCCTACGAGGAACTGAAACGCCTGCGCGGCATGTAA
- a CDS encoding purine-nucleoside phosphorylase, with the protein MDMKEYARQVTEALEAIKAKAGRVPRAALILGSGLGMLAEAVKDPVVIPYAEIPHWKTSTAPGHAGRLVCGVLSGVPVVVMQGRLHCYEGYTPQETTFPIRVFGQWGVKTLLVTNASGGINYEYANGDIALITDHINLTGMNPLRGANDPEWGARFPDMSEPYSRRLVALLEESAKSLGLLTRRGVYIGLAGPSYETPAEIRMARAMGADLVGMSTVHEVIVANHMGMEVCGVSCVANLAAGMRPVRLSEEEVLSEMGRAAARISTLVGKFFELLGRAD; encoded by the coding sequence ATGGACATGAAAGAATACGCCCGCCAGGTGACGGAAGCGCTGGAAGCGATCAAAGCGAAAGCGGGCCGCGTCCCCCGGGCGGCGCTAATCCTCGGCTCCGGGCTGGGCATGCTGGCCGAAGCCGTGAAAGACCCCGTCGTCATTCCCTACGCGGAGATCCCGCACTGGAAGACATCGACCGCGCCGGGGCACGCCGGGCGCCTCGTCTGCGGGGTCCTGTCGGGCGTGCCGGTGGTGGTCATGCAGGGACGCCTGCACTGCTACGAAGGCTACACGCCGCAGGAGACGACCTTCCCGATCCGCGTCTTCGGCCAGTGGGGCGTCAAAACGCTGCTCGTGACCAACGCGTCCGGCGGCATCAATTACGAGTACGCCAACGGCGACATCGCCCTGATCACCGACCATATCAACCTGACCGGCATGAATCCGCTGAGAGGCGCCAACGATCCCGAGTGGGGAGCGCGTTTCCCCGACATGAGCGAGCCTTACAGCCGCCGCCTCGTCGCCCTGCTGGAAGAGTCCGCCAAATCGCTGGGGCTGCTGACGCGCCGCGGCGTCTACATCGGCCTGGCCGGCCCTTCGTACGAGACGCCGGCCGAGATCCGCATGGCCCGCGCCATGGGCGCCGACCTCGTCGGCATGTCCACCGTGCATGAGGTGATCGTCGCCAACCACATGGGCATGGAAGTCTGCGGCGTCTCCTGCGTCGCCAACCTGGCGGCGGGCATGCGTCCCGTCAGGCTGTCGGAAGAAGAGGTGCTCTCCGAGATGGGGCGCGCCGCCGCGCGCATTTCGACGCTTGTGGGCAAATTCTTCGAGCTGCTGGGCAGGGCGGATTAA
- a CDS encoding tyrosine-type recombinase/integrase, protein MPVSFETSRAAFEDYILLERGQSKNTAETYRRGLELWRAYCEEAGLDPLDVAQEALSSFIRALKSQGRASSSIQLIVAGLRSWVKFRVLNGDLPMGTWIPVLPAKSKKLPKILTEGEIQRILNACDGPSYYDCRDRTALETLANCGIRASELCGLKVGSLNLDDKNLIVLGKGSKERQVPFAEDLKRQFQVYLQKRQEFLDGDETEKMLFLSSRREPLSRVDLWRIVQKRGKMASVPEERLFPHVLRHSIATHLLRRGMDLRTLQEFLGHSSIATTEKYLHFDLELRDVYDRAHPRA, encoded by the coding sequence ATGCCCGTATCCTTCGAAACGTCGCGCGCCGCTTTTGAGGATTATATCTTGCTGGAGCGCGGGCAGAGCAAAAACACGGCGGAAACGTATCGCCGCGGTCTGGAGCTCTGGCGCGCCTACTGCGAAGAGGCGGGGCTGGACCCGCTCGACGTCGCTCAGGAAGCTCTCTCCAGCTTTATCCGTGCGCTGAAGAGCCAGGGACGCGCCAGCTCCTCGATCCAGCTGATCGTGGCCGGCCTGAGGAGTTGGGTGAAGTTTCGCGTCCTCAACGGCGACCTGCCGATGGGTACGTGGATCCCGGTGCTGCCGGCGAAGTCGAAGAAGCTCCCCAAGATCCTCACCGAGGGGGAGATCCAGCGCATCCTCAACGCCTGCGACGGTCCCAGTTATTACGACTGCCGCGACCGCACCGCTCTGGAAACGCTGGCCAACTGCGGCATCCGCGCCAGCGAGCTGTGCGGGCTGAAAGTCGGCTCGCTGAATCTCGACGACAAGAATCTGATCGTCCTCGGCAAGGGGAGCAAAGAACGGCAGGTCCCCTTTGCCGAAGATCTGAAAAGACAGTTTCAGGTCTATCTGCAGAAGCGGCAGGAGTTTCTCGACGGCGACGAGACGGAGAAGATGCTGTTCCTCTCTTCGCGTCGGGAGCCGCTGAGCCGGGTCGACCTGTGGCGGATCGTGCAGAAGCGCGGCAAGATGGCCTCCGTTCCCGAGGAGCGCCTCTTTCCTCACGTGCTGCGCCATTCCATCGCCACGCATCTGCTGCGCCGCGGCATGGACCTGAGGACCCTGCAGGAGTTTTTGGGGCACAGCTCCATCGCCACGACGGAGAAATATCTGCATTTCGATCTCGAACTGCGCGACGTGTACGACCGCGCCCATCCTCGGGCCTGA
- a CDS encoding NUDIX hydrolase gives MERCLSSKRLYEGKILNLRVDQVEVSRNGRRATREVVEHRSDVAVLARDGEGRFLLVRQFRYPLNAEIIEIPAGVMERGEEPLQSAQRELREETGYRAAKWTPMPAIYSSPGFSDEKLFVFLAEELAWDPLRPDDDEDIALLRFDDEQARALLDSSEPQDAKTLMALAWYFARAR, from the coding sequence ATGGAACGCTGTCTTTCTTCCAAACGCCTTTACGAGGGCAAGATCCTCAACCTGCGCGTCGATCAGGTGGAAGTGTCGCGAAACGGCCGCCGCGCCACGCGCGAAGTGGTCGAGCACCGCAGCGACGTGGCCGTCCTGGCGCGCGACGGCGAAGGGCGCTTTCTGCTCGTGCGCCAGTTCCGCTATCCCTTGAACGCGGAGATCATCGAAATCCCGGCCGGGGTGATGGAGCGCGGCGAGGAGCCGCTGCAGTCGGCGCAGCGGGAGCTGCGCGAGGAGACCGGCTACCGGGCCGCCAAATGGACGCCGATGCCGGCGATTTACTCGTCGCCGGGCTTTTCCGACGAAAAGCTGTTCGTCTTTCTGGCCGAAGAACTTGCCTGGGATCCTCTCCGTCCGGACGACGACGAGGACATTGCGCTGCTGCGCTTCGACGACGAACAGGCGCGCGCGCTGCTCGATTCGAGCGAACCGCAGGACGCGAAGACGCTGATGGCGTTGGCCTGGTACTTTGCCCGCGCCAGGTAA
- the fmt gene encoding methionyl-tRNA formyltransferase, whose protein sequence is MTAKIWFFGTGGFAARCLEEIAPECRPQLVVTAPPSVAGRGLKARVTPVEEAALKLGLPLRHAAAVNRDADLIRLYESEKPELILVIDFGQKVGEPWLHGPRCGCINIHPSLLPRYRGAAPVQRALMSGETETGVSLFRLVEKMDAGPVWLQGRCPIGPEENAGGLLERMAVAGARLFTENVASLLNGTAALTPQDEALATVAAKIDKSEARLDLALGAQKLHDLVRGLCPAPGAYVTFRGRRVKILETRVAPHPDAGSGKIFAAGGRLFLGTPQGALELLTVQPEGKRPMAAGDWGKGLRLEKDETLDA, encoded by the coding sequence ATGACGGCGAAGATCTGGTTTTTCGGGACGGGCGGCTTTGCGGCCCGCTGCCTGGAGGAAATCGCCCCGGAGTGCAGGCCGCAGCTCGTCGTGACGGCCCCGCCGAGCGTTGCCGGCCGCGGGTTGAAGGCGCGAGTCACGCCCGTGGAGGAAGCGGCGCTGAAGCTGGGACTGCCGCTTCGCCATGCGGCCGCGGTGAATCGCGACGCAGATCTGATCCGGCTTTACGAAAGCGAGAAGCCGGAGCTGATCCTGGTGATCGACTTCGGCCAGAAGGTCGGCGAGCCGTGGCTGCACGGGCCGCGCTGCGGCTGCATCAACATCCATCCTTCGCTGCTGCCGCGCTATCGCGGCGCGGCTCCCGTGCAGCGGGCGCTGATGAGCGGCGAGACGGAGACGGGGGTGTCCCTGTTCCGCCTGGTGGAGAAGATGGACGCCGGCCCGGTGTGGCTGCAGGGGCGCTGCCCGATCGGTCCCGAGGAGAACGCTGGCGGGCTGCTGGAACGCATGGCCGTGGCGGGGGCCCGCCTCTTTACGGAGAACGTCGCCTCGCTGCTGAACGGGACGGCCGCGCTGACGCCCCAGGACGAGGCGCTGGCGACGGTCGCCGCCAAGATCGACAAAAGCGAAGCGCGGCTCGATCTCGCGCTCGGCGCGCAAAAACTCCATGACCTGGTGCGGGGCCTGTGCCCGGCGCCGGGCGCGTACGTGACGTTCCGCGGCCGGCGCGTGAAGATTCTCGAGACCCGTGTGGCGCCGCATCCTGACGCCGGATCGGGAAAAATTTTCGCCGCGGGCGGCCGGCTGTTCCTGGGCACGCCGCAGGGCGCCCTGGAACTGCTGACGGTCCAGCCGGAAGGAAAAAGGCCGATGGCGGCGGGCGACTGGGGCAAGGGGCTGCGCCTCGAAAAAGACGAAACGCTCGACGCCTGA
- the def gene encoding peptide deformylase, which translates to MQLKIVEFPDPVLRRATRPVTVFDEALKVFVDEMTIVMKDDDGVGIAAPQVGVSKKVAVVCFEGERYVLVNPVIVEATGTQRGEEGCLSFPGIFGEVERAERVVVECQDETGARRRHEAKGFVARAFQHEIEHLEGKLLIDHFSPMKRELIRKRLMKRK; encoded by the coding sequence ATGCAGCTGAAAATCGTAGAATTTCCCGATCCTGTTTTGAGACGGGCGACTCGGCCCGTGACCGTTTTCGACGAGGCGCTGAAGGTCTTTGTGGACGAGATGACGATCGTCATGAAAGACGACGACGGCGTCGGCATCGCCGCGCCGCAGGTCGGCGTGTCCAAAAAAGTGGCTGTGGTCTGCTTTGAAGGCGAACGCTACGTGCTGGTCAATCCCGTCATCGTGGAGGCGACGGGGACGCAGCGGGGCGAGGAGGGCTGCCTGAGCTTCCCCGGCATTTTCGGCGAGGTCGAGCGCGCCGAGCGCGTCGTGGTGGAGTGTCAGGACGAAACGGGCGCCAGGCGCCGACACGAGGCGAAAGGTTTTGTCGCCCGCGCGTTCCAGCACGAGATCGAGCATCTGGAAGGCAAGCTGCTGATCGACCATTTCTCGCCGATGAAGCGGGAACTGATCCGCAAGCGGCTGATGAAGCGGAAATGA